Proteins from a single region of Pyrus communis chromosome 6, drPyrComm1.1, whole genome shotgun sequence:
- the LOC137737816 gene encoding WRKY transcription factor 72A-like isoform X3, translating into MEMPKRPSKALMESDNTHEETSSLGKTVLEDKTVKSDGDHEEGTPMEITKDELQSAKAEMVEATEENERLKLLLYQISKDYQSLRMHFHGLLQNGGETKKCTDTSSSTALDLTHEQNTEEADDLVSLSLGRTSSSIDQPRKDGRIKKISQLSSSTNGKDDDDDNGMLNGAGLALELGCKFEPAADQSTNNSSGGPKEDDLAEIWPPSKTLKTTRSRDDEASQQTHSKKARVSVRVRCDDHTIYDGCQWRKYGQKIAKGNPCPRAYYRCSVSSSCPVRKQVQRSFEDMSILITTYEGSHNHPLPMSATAMASTTSAAASMLQSRSSASQQGLINSTTAPISASTNLQGVNFSSTSTLSHNSRLPQKHFYFPNSSISTNNSHPTITLDLTVPSPSHFGIFPSASGSSFSSNPRYPSTSLNFSSSSDHNNTLQLKSPWNNINHTASGYFNYGNRINQVGSALNIGKQPIFQEHNKVYQSYSYIQNQNPSPPLHHPQMLTDSTATATKAITSNPKFQSALAAALTSFVGNGSTSSTTGIRESHQSTVTIAESASGLKLKRGESLTSNSIFPSSQNGIGCASSYLNKSL; encoded by the exons ATGGAAATGCCAAAGAGGCCTTCAAAAGCATTAATGGAGAGCGATAATACTCATGAGGAAACGTCTTCTCTTGGCAAAACAGTTTTGGAAGACAAAACTGTGAAATCTGATGGTGATCATGAAGAGGGTACTCCCATGGAGATAACCAAG GATGAGCTGCAATCAGCAAAAGCAGAAATGGTAGAGGCTACGGAAGAAAACGAAAGGCTAAAGCTGTTATTATACCAAATCTCTAAGGATTACCAGTCTCTGCGGATGCATTTTCATGGCCTTCTTCAAAATGGAGGAGAAACTAAGAAATGTACCGATACTAGTAGTAGTACTGCTCTTGATCTTACGCATGAGCAAAATACTGAAGAAGCTGATGACCTAGTGTCTCTTAGTCTTGGGAGAACCTCAAGTAGTATTGATCAGCCCAGAAAGGATGGTCGGATAAAAAAGATTAGCCAACTGAGTTCTAGTACTAATGGAAAAGATGATGACGATGATAATGGAATGCTGAATGGAGCTGGACTTGCACTGGAGTTGGGCTGCAAATTTGAACCGGCTGCTGATCAGTCAACCAATAATAGCTCTGGAGGCCCAAAGGAAGACGACCTGGCTGAGATATGGCCGCCTAGTAAGACGTTGAAGACAACGAGAAGTAGAGATGATGAGGCTTCACAACAAACCCATTCGAAGAAAGCTAGGGTTTCTGTCAGAGTTAGATGCGATGATCACACG ATTTACGATGGATGTCAATGGAGAAAATATGGACAGAAAATAGCAAAAGGAAATCCATGCCCTAGAGCGTACTATCGTTGCAGTGTCTCATCATCTTGCCCCGTGAGAAAACAG GTGCAAAGAAGTTTCGAGGACATGTCCATACTAATCACAACCTACGAAGGAAGCCACAACCACCCACTTCCCATGTCAGCCACAGCCATGGCCTCTACCACCTCCGCCGCTGCTTCCATGCTTCAGTCTCGCTCATCTGCCTCCCAACAAGGCCTCATCAACTCCACCACCGCTCCCATCTCCGCCTCCACTAATCTCCAAGGAGTAAACTTCAGTAGTACTAGTACTCTCTCTCACAATTCAAGGCTACCACAGAAACACTTCTACTTCCCCAACAGTTCGATCTCAACCAACAATTCCCACCCAACTATCACTCTTGATCTCACCGTCCCATCTCCCTCTCATTTCGGAATATTCCCCTCCGCGTCGGGGAGCAGcttttcttccaacccaagatATCCCTCAACATCTCTCAACTTTTCGTCTTCTTCAGACCACAATAACACATTGCAATTGAAATCTCCTTGGAACAACATCAATCACACAGCTTCTGGATATTTCAACTATGGGAATAGAATTAATCAAGTTGGATCAGCCCTAAACATTGGAAAGCAACCAATATTTCAAGAACATAACAAAGTGTACCAATCCTATTCCTAcatacaaaatcaaaatccctctcctcctcttcatcatcctcagaTGTTAACCGATTCAACGGCCACCGCCACAAAGGCAATCACATCGAATCCGAAATTTCAATCGGCTTTGGCAGCTGCACTCACATCATTTGTTGGCAATGGGAGTACAAGTAGTACTACTGGGATCAGAGAAAGTCATCAAAGTACTGTGACTATTGCAGAAAGTGCTTCTGGGCTGAAATTGAAGCGGGGTGAGTCGTTGACGTCGAATTCAATATTCCCATCAAGCCAAAATGGAATCGGGTGTGCATCAAGCTACTTGAACAAAtctttgtga
- the LOC137737816 gene encoding WRKY transcription factor 72A-like isoform X2 — protein MEMPKRPSKALMESDNTHEETSSLGKTVLEDKTVKSDGDHEEGTPMEITKGGHGWHVEPDLEPPSTGKNGALVNHKQDELQSAKAEMVEATEENERLKLLLYQISKDYQSLRMHFHGLLQNGGETKKCTDTSSSTALDLTHEQNTEEADDLVSLSLGRTSSSIDQPRKDGRIKKISQLSSSTNGKDDDDDNGMLNGAGLALELGCKFEPAADQSTNNSSGGPKEDDLAEIWPPSKTLKTTRSRDDEASQQTHSKKARVSVRVRCDDHTIYDGCQWRKYGQKIAKGNPCPRAYYRCSVSSSCPVRKQVQRSFEDMSILITTYEGSHNHPLPMSATAMASTTSAAASMLQSRSSASQQGLINSTTAPISASTNLQGVNFSSTSTLSHNSRLPQKHFYFPNSSISTNNSHPTITLDLTVPSPSHFGIFPSASGSSFSSNPRYPSTSLNFSSSSDHNNTLQLKSPWNNINHTASGYFNYGNRINQVGSALNIGKQPIFQEHNKVYQSYSYIQNQNPSPPLHHPQMLTDSTATATKAITSNPKFQSALAAALTSFVGNGSTSSTTGIRESHQSTVTIAESASGLKLKRGESLTSNSIFPSSQNGIGCASSYLNKSL, from the exons ATGGAAATGCCAAAGAGGCCTTCAAAAGCATTAATGGAGAGCGATAATACTCATGAGGAAACGTCTTCTCTTGGCAAAACAGTTTTGGAAGACAAAACTGTGAAATCTGATGGTGATCATGAAGAGGGTACTCCCATGGAGATAACCAAG GGAGGACATGGGTGGCATGTTGAACCAGACTTGGAGCCTCCTTCGACTGGAAAAAATGGAGCCCTTGTCAACCACAAACAG GATGAGCTGCAATCAGCAAAAGCAGAAATGGTAGAGGCTACGGAAGAAAACGAAAGGCTAAAGCTGTTATTATACCAAATCTCTAAGGATTACCAGTCTCTGCGGATGCATTTTCATGGCCTTCTTCAAAATGGAGGAGAAACTAAGAAATGTACCGATACTAGTAGTAGTACTGCTCTTGATCTTACGCATGAGCAAAATACTGAAGAAGCTGATGACCTAGTGTCTCTTAGTCTTGGGAGAACCTCAAGTAGTATTGATCAGCCCAGAAAGGATGGTCGGATAAAAAAGATTAGCCAACTGAGTTCTAGTACTAATGGAAAAGATGATGACGATGATAATGGAATGCTGAATGGAGCTGGACTTGCACTGGAGTTGGGCTGCAAATTTGAACCGGCTGCTGATCAGTCAACCAATAATAGCTCTGGAGGCCCAAAGGAAGACGACCTGGCTGAGATATGGCCGCCTAGTAAGACGTTGAAGACAACGAGAAGTAGAGATGATGAGGCTTCACAACAAACCCATTCGAAGAAAGCTAGGGTTTCTGTCAGAGTTAGATGCGATGATCACACG ATTTACGATGGATGTCAATGGAGAAAATATGGACAGAAAATAGCAAAAGGAAATCCATGCCCTAGAGCGTACTATCGTTGCAGTGTCTCATCATCTTGCCCCGTGAGAAAACAG GTGCAAAGAAGTTTCGAGGACATGTCCATACTAATCACAACCTACGAAGGAAGCCACAACCACCCACTTCCCATGTCAGCCACAGCCATGGCCTCTACCACCTCCGCCGCTGCTTCCATGCTTCAGTCTCGCTCATCTGCCTCCCAACAAGGCCTCATCAACTCCACCACCGCTCCCATCTCCGCCTCCACTAATCTCCAAGGAGTAAACTTCAGTAGTACTAGTACTCTCTCTCACAATTCAAGGCTACCACAGAAACACTTCTACTTCCCCAACAGTTCGATCTCAACCAACAATTCCCACCCAACTATCACTCTTGATCTCACCGTCCCATCTCCCTCTCATTTCGGAATATTCCCCTCCGCGTCGGGGAGCAGcttttcttccaacccaagatATCCCTCAACATCTCTCAACTTTTCGTCTTCTTCAGACCACAATAACACATTGCAATTGAAATCTCCTTGGAACAACATCAATCACACAGCTTCTGGATATTTCAACTATGGGAATAGAATTAATCAAGTTGGATCAGCCCTAAACATTGGAAAGCAACCAATATTTCAAGAACATAACAAAGTGTACCAATCCTATTCCTAcatacaaaatcaaaatccctctcctcctcttcatcatcctcagaTGTTAACCGATTCAACGGCCACCGCCACAAAGGCAATCACATCGAATCCGAAATTTCAATCGGCTTTGGCAGCTGCACTCACATCATTTGTTGGCAATGGGAGTACAAGTAGTACTACTGGGATCAGAGAAAGTCATCAAAGTACTGTGACTATTGCAGAAAGTGCTTCTGGGCTGAAATTGAAGCGGGGTGAGTCGTTGACGTCGAATTCAATATTCCCATCAAGCCAAAATGGAATCGGGTGTGCATCAAGCTACTTGAACAAAtctttgtga
- the LOC137737816 gene encoding WRKY transcription factor 72A-like isoform X1 — MEMPKRPSKALMESDNTHEETSSLGKTVLEDKTVKSDGDHEEGTPMEITKGGHGWHVEPDLEPPSTGKNGALVNHKQQDELQSAKAEMVEATEENERLKLLLYQISKDYQSLRMHFHGLLQNGGETKKCTDTSSSTALDLTHEQNTEEADDLVSLSLGRTSSSIDQPRKDGRIKKISQLSSSTNGKDDDDDNGMLNGAGLALELGCKFEPAADQSTNNSSGGPKEDDLAEIWPPSKTLKTTRSRDDEASQQTHSKKARVSVRVRCDDHTIYDGCQWRKYGQKIAKGNPCPRAYYRCSVSSSCPVRKQVQRSFEDMSILITTYEGSHNHPLPMSATAMASTTSAAASMLQSRSSASQQGLINSTTAPISASTNLQGVNFSSTSTLSHNSRLPQKHFYFPNSSISTNNSHPTITLDLTVPSPSHFGIFPSASGSSFSSNPRYPSTSLNFSSSSDHNNTLQLKSPWNNINHTASGYFNYGNRINQVGSALNIGKQPIFQEHNKVYQSYSYIQNQNPSPPLHHPQMLTDSTATATKAITSNPKFQSALAAALTSFVGNGSTSSTTGIRESHQSTVTIAESASGLKLKRGESLTSNSIFPSSQNGIGCASSYLNKSL; from the exons ATGGAAATGCCAAAGAGGCCTTCAAAAGCATTAATGGAGAGCGATAATACTCATGAGGAAACGTCTTCTCTTGGCAAAACAGTTTTGGAAGACAAAACTGTGAAATCTGATGGTGATCATGAAGAGGGTACTCCCATGGAGATAACCAAG GGAGGACATGGGTGGCATGTTGAACCAGACTTGGAGCCTCCTTCGACTGGAAAAAATGGAGCCCTTGTCAACCACAAACAG CAGGATGAGCTGCAATCAGCAAAAGCAGAAATGGTAGAGGCTACGGAAGAAAACGAAAGGCTAAAGCTGTTATTATACCAAATCTCTAAGGATTACCAGTCTCTGCGGATGCATTTTCATGGCCTTCTTCAAAATGGAGGAGAAACTAAGAAATGTACCGATACTAGTAGTAGTACTGCTCTTGATCTTACGCATGAGCAAAATACTGAAGAAGCTGATGACCTAGTGTCTCTTAGTCTTGGGAGAACCTCAAGTAGTATTGATCAGCCCAGAAAGGATGGTCGGATAAAAAAGATTAGCCAACTGAGTTCTAGTACTAATGGAAAAGATGATGACGATGATAATGGAATGCTGAATGGAGCTGGACTTGCACTGGAGTTGGGCTGCAAATTTGAACCGGCTGCTGATCAGTCAACCAATAATAGCTCTGGAGGCCCAAAGGAAGACGACCTGGCTGAGATATGGCCGCCTAGTAAGACGTTGAAGACAACGAGAAGTAGAGATGATGAGGCTTCACAACAAACCCATTCGAAGAAAGCTAGGGTTTCTGTCAGAGTTAGATGCGATGATCACACG ATTTACGATGGATGTCAATGGAGAAAATATGGACAGAAAATAGCAAAAGGAAATCCATGCCCTAGAGCGTACTATCGTTGCAGTGTCTCATCATCTTGCCCCGTGAGAAAACAG GTGCAAAGAAGTTTCGAGGACATGTCCATACTAATCACAACCTACGAAGGAAGCCACAACCACCCACTTCCCATGTCAGCCACAGCCATGGCCTCTACCACCTCCGCCGCTGCTTCCATGCTTCAGTCTCGCTCATCTGCCTCCCAACAAGGCCTCATCAACTCCACCACCGCTCCCATCTCCGCCTCCACTAATCTCCAAGGAGTAAACTTCAGTAGTACTAGTACTCTCTCTCACAATTCAAGGCTACCACAGAAACACTTCTACTTCCCCAACAGTTCGATCTCAACCAACAATTCCCACCCAACTATCACTCTTGATCTCACCGTCCCATCTCCCTCTCATTTCGGAATATTCCCCTCCGCGTCGGGGAGCAGcttttcttccaacccaagatATCCCTCAACATCTCTCAACTTTTCGTCTTCTTCAGACCACAATAACACATTGCAATTGAAATCTCCTTGGAACAACATCAATCACACAGCTTCTGGATATTTCAACTATGGGAATAGAATTAATCAAGTTGGATCAGCCCTAAACATTGGAAAGCAACCAATATTTCAAGAACATAACAAAGTGTACCAATCCTATTCCTAcatacaaaatcaaaatccctctcctcctcttcatcatcctcagaTGTTAACCGATTCAACGGCCACCGCCACAAAGGCAATCACATCGAATCCGAAATTTCAATCGGCTTTGGCAGCTGCACTCACATCATTTGTTGGCAATGGGAGTACAAGTAGTACTACTGGGATCAGAGAAAGTCATCAAAGTACTGTGACTATTGCAGAAAGTGCTTCTGGGCTGAAATTGAAGCGGGGTGAGTCGTTGACGTCGAATTCAATATTCCCATCAAGCCAAAATGGAATCGGGTGTGCATCAAGCTACTTGAACAAAtctttgtga
- the LOC137737817 gene encoding SNF1-related protein kinase regulatory subunit gamma-1-like has product MNVALFLGQVISTNVDDPVLEAFKKMRENQIGGLPVVQGPKKKIVGNVSISDIRFSLLKAELFNNFRNLSVRDFMNTISESQGRQILPITCNLQSTLGDVIETLASKSVHRVYVVDDEGEVVGVITLRDVISCFIFEPPNHFDVYLGFAKKQIMKQ; this is encoded by the exons ATGAATGTTGCATTGTTTCTTGGGCAGGTTATCAGCACCAATGTCGATGATCCGGTACTTGAAGCGTtcaagaaaatgagagagaaccAAATTGGTGGGCTTCCAGTTGTGCAGGGGCCAAAGAAGAAGATAGTTGGTAATGTCAGCATAAGTGATATCAGATTCTCTCTTCTGAAAGCAGAGCTCTTCAACAATTTCAG GAATCTCAGTGTTAGGGACTTCATGAACACAATCTCAGAAAGCCAGGGAAGACAAATATTACCAATTACATGCAATCTGCAGTCGACTCTCGGCGATGTGATTGAAACTCTTGCTTCTAAATCGGTTCACAGAGTGTATGTGGTGGATGATGAAGGAGAAGTTGTTGGTGTGATTACACTCAGAGATGTGATTTCTTGCTTCATTTTTGAACCACCCAATCACTTTGATGTCTACTTGGGGTTTGCTAAGAAGCAGATAATGAAGCAGTGA
- the LOC137738323 gene encoding SNF1-related protein kinase regulatory subunit gamma-1-like — translation MAQAEAEAQEVKERSKLSSYDTYFETIQSRKKLPRPLQEVLTNAFAKIPVSSFPAVPGGKVIEIPADTSVGDAVKILSENNILSAPVSNPEADTSSDWRGRYLGLIDYSAIILWVLESAELAAVAISATSATAAGVGAGAVGAIGALALGVTGPAAVVGLTAAAVGAAVAGGAAAEKGIAKDAPTAADELGKDFYNVILNDEPFKSTTVRSILKSFRWAPFIPVATDSSMLSVMLLLSKYRLRNVPVIEPGQPNIKNYITQSALVQGLERCRGRDWFDCIASKPISDFGLPFMSSEEVISITSNDLILEAFKRMRDKKIGGLPVVEGPKKNIVGNVSIRDIRYLLLKPELFSNFRKLTVRDFMSTITTTNEIGKVIQPITCKLESPLGNVIESLASKSVHRIHVVAGEEGEVVGVITLRDVISCFIYEPPDHFNNYMGFAVKEMLNQ, via the exons ATGGCacaagcagaagcagaagcacaAGAGGTTAAGGAAAGATCTAAACTTTCAAGCTACGATACCTACTTCGAAACCATCCAATCCAGGAAGAAATTACCTCGTCCCCTACAGGAGGTTTTAACAAATGCATTTGCGAAAATTCCGGTTTCATCTTTCCCAGCAGTACCTGGAGGCAAAG TAATTGAGATTCCGGCAGATACGTCCGTTGGCGACGCGGTTAAGATTCTGTCTGAAAACAACATTTTGTCAGCTCCTGTTAGCAACCCAGAAGCAGATACAAGTTCAGATTGGAGAGGCAGGTACCTAGGTCTCATAGATTACTCTGCCATTATTCTTTGGGTGTTGGAGAGTGCAGAGCTGGCTGCGGTTGCTATATCAGCTACGTCAGCAACAGCGGCTGGAGTCGGTGCAGGTGCAGTAGGGGCCATTGGGGCTCTAGCATTGGGGGTGACTGGTCCTGCTGCGGTTGTAGGGCTaactgctgctgctgttggAGCTGCCGTGGCTGGCGGTGCGGCTGCAGAGAAAGGAATAGCCAAAGATGCTCCCACAGCTGCTGATGAATTGGGCAAAGACTTTTACAATGTTATACTGAATGATGAACCCTTCAAGTCAACAACA GTGAGGTCAATACTTAAATCCTTCCGCTGGGCGCCATTCATTCCAGTGGCAACAGATAGTTCGATGTTGAGCGTTATGCTACTACTTTCAAAATATAGGCTGAGGAATGTACCTGTAATAGAACCAGGCCAACCCAACATTAAGAACTACATTACTCAATCGGCACTTGTTCAGGGTCTTGAGAGATGCAGAGGAAGGGACTGGTTCGACTGCATAGCATCAAAGCCTATCTCTGATTTCGGACTTCCTTTCATGTCCTCTGAAGAG GTTATTAGCATCACGAGCAATGATCTAATACTGGAAGCTTTCAAGAGGATGAGAGATAAAAAAATCGGTGGTCTTCCCGTTGTAGAGGGGCCCAAGAAAAACATAGTCGGTAATGTCAGCATCAGAGATATCAGATACTTGCTACTCAAACCCGAGCTTTTCTCCAATTTCAG GAAGCTCACTGTTAGGGACTTCATGAGCACCATCACAACAACCAACGAAATTGGAAAAGTTATCCAACCGATTACATGCAAACTGGAGTCGCCTCTTGGCAATGTGATTGAAAGTCTTGCTTCCAAGTCCGTTCATAGGATCCATGTAGTAGCTGGGGAGGAAGGTGAAGTTGTTGGCGTCATCACACTCAGAGATGTGATCTCTTGCTTCATTTACGAACCACCAGACCACTTCAATAACTACATGGGGTTTGCGGTGAAGGAGATGTTGAATCAGTGA